A single genomic interval of Nocardioides nitrophenolicus harbors:
- a CDS encoding cell division protein CrgA: MAKSSRLSKRKEREVFGDPDRGPLMSVRFAIALLLILGGIAWILYYYFGIRPTDGFGSIGSNGKVRQPGGPSFLADLEGKNYLIGFIALFLGLMVSAHPSTPMGRGRGVVVSMLACFLIGLLWICVFYIFLTGNDPKDIPILNDLGQKNLFVGIGFMAVGFAFATRWE; encoded by the coding sequence GTGGCGAAGTCGTCCCGCCTGTCGAAGCGCAAGGAGCGCGAGGTCTTCGGCGACCCGGATCGCGGACCGCTGATGAGCGTGCGGTTCGCCATCGCGCTGCTGCTCATCCTCGGCGGCATCGCCTGGATCCTCTACTACTACTTCGGCATCCGGCCCACCGACGGGTTCGGCAGCATCGGCTCCAACGGCAAGGTGCGCCAGCCCGGCGGGCCGTCCTTCCTCGCCGACCTCGAGGGCAAGAACTACCTGATCGGGTTCATCGCGCTCTTCCTCGGCCTGATGGTCTCCGCCCACCCGTCCACGCCGATGGGTCGCGGCCGCGGCGTGGTGGTCAGCATGCTGGCGTGCTTCCTGATCGGCCTGCTGTGGATCTGCGTCTTCTACATCTTCCTGACGGGCAACGACCCCAAGGACATCCCGATCCTCAACGACCTGGGCCAGAAGAACCTGTTCGTCGGGATCGGGTTCATGGCCGTCGGCTTCGCCTTCGCCACCCGCTGGGAGTAG